Proteins encoded by one window of Nitrincola iocasae:
- a CDS encoding type I glyceraldehyde-3-phosphate dehydrogenase — MSYRIAINGYGRIGQSVLRALYERGLQHQLQVVALNELSDIETLTYLTRYDTTHGRFPLPVSHDGQHLLINGDKIRVLSIEDPQQLPWAELDVDLVMDCSGSFSNLAQAQKHLDSGAQRLLFSNPASTDIDATVIFGFNHQQLQAEHRVASAASCTTNCLVPVLDLLDRQFGIVNGVTTTVHSAMNDQPVIDSYHRTDLRLTRSALQSIIPVDTGLSKGIDRLLPHLAGRFECLHLRVPTINVSLMDLSINLASDASAQAVNRLMQASSCQGPLQQLMGYTEEAHASVDFNRDPRSVIIDGTQTRVSGQRLLKMICWFDNEWGYANRMLDVTDHWLRLRKIFD; from the coding sequence ATGAGTTACCGCATTGCCATTAATGGCTATGGCCGCATAGGTCAGAGTGTGTTGCGTGCCCTGTATGAACGGGGTCTGCAGCATCAGTTGCAGGTGGTGGCGTTAAATGAGTTGTCGGATATAGAAACACTCACGTATCTGACTCGCTATGACACCACCCACGGGCGCTTTCCTTTGCCAGTCAGCCATGACGGTCAACATCTATTAATTAACGGCGATAAAATTCGGGTGCTGAGCATTGAGGACCCACAGCAATTGCCCTGGGCTGAATTAGATGTGGATCTGGTCATGGACTGTTCCGGTAGCTTTTCTAATCTTGCCCAGGCACAAAAACACCTTGATAGTGGTGCTCAGCGTCTGCTGTTTTCCAATCCTGCGTCGACTGATATTGATGCGACGGTAATCTTCGGGTTTAACCATCAGCAATTACAGGCGGAGCATCGGGTAGCCTCGGCGGCATCCTGTACCACGAATTGTCTCGTACCTGTATTGGATTTACTTGACCGGCAGTTTGGTATTGTCAATGGCGTGACCACTACGGTGCATTCCGCCATGAATGATCAGCCGGTCATTGACAGTTATCACCGTACTGATCTTCGACTCACACGTAGCGCTCTGCAGTCGATTATTCCGGTTGATACCGGCTTGAGTAAGGGAATCGACCGACTCTTGCCGCATTTAGCCGGTCGCTTTGAGTGCTTGCATCTACGGGTGCCGACGATCAATGTGTCGCTGATGGATTTGTCTATCAATCTGGCCAGTGATGCGTCAGCTCAAGCGGTCAACCGCTTGATGCAAGCCAGCTCTTGCCAAGGGCCGTTGCAGCAGTTGATGGGTTATACCGAAGAAGCTCATGCCTCGGTAGATTTTAACCGGGACCCTCGCTCTGTGATTATCGATGGCACCCAAACGCGGGTTTCGGGGCAGCGGTTGCTGAAGATGATCTGCTGGTTTGATAATGAATGGGGCTATGCCAATCGTATGCTGGATGTCACAGATCACTGGCTAAGGCTTAGGAAAATTTTTGATTGA